The nucleotide sequence ttcaaatgtggccccagatatTATATGGTCCTAGGCAAATCAGTCTACCTCTgtcttgcctcaatttccttccctgtaaaatagggatcataatagtgcctacctcataAGGGATATGGTAAGAGTCAAAGGAGAGATTTGTAAAtttgcttaataagtgtttgttattCCCCACTCCTCCATGCTCTTAACAAACTAGACAACTAGCTATACCCCTTTAACATAGGTATTCTCCTGCCTCTCTCCATTCAGTCAGCTACAAAGGTATTcccctcatctctgtctcttgagATCTTTCTCTTCCTGTGAGGCCTCttgtcttaattttaatttttttctttaaatgtttattttttatttttattttttattagatattatttatttagataaataatctatatagatatagataaaagagaaagaaatctttatttcttcattttcttaattccCCCAACTCCCatgctctcttctttctctaaaatttCCAATTCCTTAATTACTTTGCAAGTATCTCTCCTTTGGAACTATCACATTGTACTTTGCATTGTAGATCACAGATTTACATATGGCAGGGACTGTAAAGATTATgctgttcagtttcctcatttttcagataaagaaatggaggaccAGAGGATTTAATTGACTTGGAAGGAGCAATATAGCCAGGATGTGAAACCAGGTTTTTCCACATCAAATCTAGCAATATTGCTTGTTTGCATATATActatattctcttatttgattacGATCAGAAACATAGAGACTATGTCTTGAGAGGAAGTATGCTGTCGTGAAAAATGGGCAGAATTGGCATGTGGCCTCCTACAAAGGCCACTCCAGAGTAAGGGGAAGAGCAGATTAAAAAGTAGTTGaaggagacagctgggtagctcagtggattgagagccaggcctagagacgggaggtcctgagttcaaatctgacctctgatactttccagctgtgtgaccctgggcaagttacttgacccccattgcctagcccttatcactcttctgccttggagccaatacatagtattgattccaagatggaaggtatgggttaaaaaaaaaagtagttggaaaaaaaggtggggaggaggcagctaggtaatgcagtggatagcgagccaggcctggaatccagaggttctaggtttaaatctggtctcagaaacttcctagctgtatgaccttgggcaggttgCTTAACCTtgaatgcctaacccttactgtccTTTCACCttcttttaagacagaagataagggttttgttttttaaatgtaactgggaaatagttaataaaagaaataaaaatacaatgcaatATTAATCATGTTAAtctgtgattttctaagtcaatatgggaTGGCAGGAATCCATTTCTATCTGAGTTAAACACCACTGGACTCAGTACTAAAAGGATTTAGAATTTAAAGGATTTGAGTTAAAAGAACATAGccttagctcagtggattgagagtcaggcctagagatgggaggtcctaggttcaaatccggcctcagacacttcccagctgtgtgaccctgggcaagtcacttgacccccattgcctacccttgccactcttccaccaaggagccaatacacagaagttagcctacctcagacactagcagtatgaccccgagcaaattatttaatcattctaaacctcattggtaaaataaggaggaTGGATTAGATGATCAtcagaagactttggttcaaatattgattctaagacatagaGCTtgcccatgggcaagtcacttaatccttctgagactcaattttcacatctgtgaaatgaggaaaataactaGCTATCTCAATgggaaattagaaagaaagtaccaggatgactcagtggacagagagccagaactagagactcaaatctggcctcagacacttcctagctgtgtgaccctgggcaagtcacttaacccccattgcctagcccttaccactcttctaccttggaacccatacacagtattgatcctaaggtaaaaggtaagggttttttgttttttttaatttccttataaatcttaaagtactatgtaaatatgtTATGATTactagccttttaaaaaaaaaattaacttgggGAATTCCTGGTGCGAATGCTCCTTTCACTGATACAGATCAGCAGTTCAACTCTAACATATAGTCTTAGAATTACTATTATGATACGtcattatatatagtatataacatATACTGTGTTACTTTAATATAGTTGTATGCTATAATGATCTTAAGGGTTGGCATagttattacaaataatattggCGCTCTAGTCATAATTATTCCTAGATTCGCAGAATCCGTCTCCGAAATTTTTGTTGAAGTGAGCCGAGTCGGTCCCCTACCCATCCCCGGCACTAAATGCCCCACCTACCATGGGCAGCTTGAGACCCGAGATACTGGGGAAGTCATGGTGCTCCATGTGGTAGCCCACATTAAAGGTTATCCAGTTGAGGGGCCCATAGTAGGAATAGGTCTCATAGCCCTTCAGGAACAGATAGTGCTCAGCAATGAAGTGGCCAGAAATGGGGTGAAGTCCTGTACAGAGGATAGTGCCTACAATAAAATACACAATTGGCTTCACCCCCCACAACGTATAGACCGTAACGTTGACGGCAAGCTGGATTAGTACATTGAAGACCTCCATCTGTGTAATAGCCAGGCGGTTTACAATGAATGGTCGCAGGGCATAAAAGAATGGTTGCAGGAAAAGCCAGAGGAGCTTCCTCATTGGGGTGCAGAAGAACCAACACTCGAAGTCTGTGGGGATGTCCACATCGAGTTTGTCACCAGCCAGGTAGCGGTGGTGATCAACATGATACTTCTTGAAGGAAGCGGAGTATGGCACACCAATAGGGAGGTTGGCGAAGACTGCAAACCAGCGGTTCCAATGAATAAATTTGTTGCCAAAGGCCACGTTATGAGAGATGTCGTGGATGGCCAGAGTCAAGGAGTGGTTCACACAGCCCCCAAAGGCATAGGCCCAGAACAAGAGCCACTGCCAAGACAAGTCTTTGACCAGGTAACCAGCGCAGAACTGGGTCAGCACCATGCAGGACACAATCCATTTCAAGTGTGGATCTGGGCCCATTAGGGATTTGATGGCTGGATACTTAGCTAAAGGGGAAGACAGAGAAACATTTTTCAAAGCAAGAAGAATCAATTCATTTCACCTGGTGAGTAGAGGGGTTTTAGGGTGAGCACCCAAGCACAGagcaaatttattattttgttcccTAGGTATGCTACGCTCATTTGGCCCGTAAAGCAAGAGAACATTAGAAATAGTAACGATCTGAGAATCACAGAACCATCCATTCAAATATTTGTGCCTACTGAAGTGGTTCTCCAATTTACACTCTTCTGTGTGCTTTATAATACAACAACATTGGCCTAATTGATATTCCTCACAGATGACATGCtgtctcccaactccaggccatTTTACCAGCTGtctctccatgcctagaatgttcttcctcatCGCTTTCgcctccctagcttccttcatgGCTCAgatcaaatctcaccttctgcaggaggaCTTTCCAGACCTCTAACAAGGttattgccttccctctgagtatgtatatatctatacaaacacacaaatatgtatatacatatgcacagttatagatagaaatagatggttacacagatagatagatagacatagatggGCAGAGAAAGATATATGGGTGGACAGATAGACAAAcatagatggacagagagatagacagatgacagatggatagatagactgagatggacagacagataggtagagaTAGATAGGCATAGGTGGAGAGaggtagatagatatatagatagacatagaaagatatatagatatagaaggATAAATGGACACaatgatagagatagatagacagacagacagatgaacagagatacatagacagacagagaaagacagaaagatagacatagatggacagacagataggtagatataaGATAGACATaaagatggacagatggacataGTTAGACAATCAGaaagatagacatagatagacagatacatagatatatagataatatagtatttaaaaaaatttttttgttgtcttctctattggaatgtgagctccttgagggcagagattgtagttttacctttcttcatatcctcagCCCTTAGGATAGTGGTAGGCATAtaataagttctcaataaatacttgttgactgattccttccttccttccttccttcctttctctttctttctttctttctccctctctccctccctcccttcctttcttccttccttccttcctttcttccttcctttctttcttcctttctttctttccttccttccttctttttctcttttcttccccctctctctctccctccctctcttccttccttcctactttctttctttctttctttgacagTCCAAAGTCTGACTTGTTTTGAGATCAATATGTACAGTTAATAAgcaagttttgtttgttttgcaaatattattcttAGTATATCTACTAGATTTATATTAAACTAGATATTTAGAAAGTTTCTTTTATTTGCAACAACATATCATCAAAGGTTTTGCCCCAGCCAAACACTCCCGTATTATGATGCTAGGATTATCTGTATGCATTTTATTCCTCTCTGAGGTGATTAGTTCCTTGAGGGTGGAGACTATAATCTCTCCACTTGGCTCTTATCATACTGAAGAGTGATTCTCCAAGAACTGGCTTAGATGCAAAGTACACACTTACCAAGGTTGAAGGGAGTGTTTTTGGCCAATCTAGGTTGAGAGCCCATGTCTCCTGACCCTGGCCAACATGCTTTCCACTATTCTCCACTGCCTTGCattatataatcttatttttgtctttgttatggCTTATACTCCCTACTAGatggtaagttccttgaagacaaggatcatgttttattttgctttgtacaTCCCACAGTACCAAAGACAGTACAGAGCTCTGCTATATAGGACATGCCTTATACATAATTGTGGATAACtacagaatatatgtatatgtgtgtgtgtgtgtgtatagagtgagagagtgagagtgagagagatgaTAACATGTATTATGTAAACATACattgtaatataaataaaatagaaaaatatgtgtgtatatatattttttaatataaaataaaagtttaaacaTGTTTCAAACCTTCATTCTGCCCATACTTCTTACCTTCAAGACATGCTAGAATGTTAGATCACAAAACAGAATCCTTATGAGCATGTGCTTgtgtaaaatagaaaaatgtcaaATCCTAGGATGCTCAACCAATCACAGAACTTATCCTCAAGCCACTAGGGCAGTCTCTGGTGTTTCAAGTCCTTATAAATCTTATTCACAACATTTCCATTGgaatcttcctcctcctcctcctcctcatatagtatatgtgtgtatatatattcaatatatattcacatatatacattatatagtatgtatgtatatataaacacatcaTAGTACATATAGTGTATGTGTGcagataaataaaatgaactaAGCAGatgaatataatacaatacaatattttGTAATACAAATTTACAATCCAGGTTTTAGTTCCTATAAATCAAGGAACAAAAGGTTGAATCAGCATCCAAATAATCTGTTGCCTATTCTACTTTTCTAGTAGAAGTTCTTCCTTCCAAAGAGAAGTCATCTCCCTGTAACTTGCCCCTCTTGCTCCGTGTTCTTCTCCCTAAGAGCAAGTAGAACAAagctaatccctcttccacacaaGAGCACTTCAAATGTTTACAGGCATTTGTCACAGCCCCATTAAATCCTTTCTTCTCTAGCTAAACATTCCAAATTTCTTAATTATCCTAGTTAAACTCATTATCTATAGATACTCTCTCTTTCTGGGTCCCtactctctgtctatgtctctctgtctctgtctctctgtctctctttctgtctctgtctctctctctctctctctgtctctctgtctctgtctctctctgtctctctctgtctctgtctctctctgtctctgtctctctctctctctctctctctctctctctctctctctctctctctctttctctctctctctctctctttaagagTTTAGCTCAAATGTCCTGTAATGTCCTtttcaattctgagattctataattctaaagCCCCTTTTAACTTGAACATTCTAAGAAATCAGAAGAGAGCAAGTGCAATGGGTGAATTTTGGTGCAAGAAAGAAATGTCTGTCGTTTGACAAAGTCTCTCATACCATCCATGACAATATTCAGTCAGCAGCTGAATTAGCACAGTTAAGTACGCTCAGAAATGATTAAGTGATCAAAACGaaggactaatttttttttaaatgcttaccttctagtttagaaccaatactaagtattggtcccaaggcagaagaagcgtgtaagggctaagcaatggggagtaagtgacttgtccaggatcactaggaaatgtctgaggtcaaatttgaattcaagacctcccatctttaggcctggctctctatcctctgagccacttagctgcccctgcaaGGACTAGTTTTTGATGGAGTTGATCTAAAGTGGGATCCCTAAAGGAAATGCCTATATTATCCTGTTAACccacattattcttttttttttttttttaacaaaggctCAGATAAGAGCTTCTGCAATCTGCAGATGACAAAATGCTGGAAGAGAAAACAAGCATGTTGGGGCAGAATAGAGCCATAAGATTCATATAACAGGATGAAATGAAAGCAGGATAAAAGTCAAGTCCTACACTtgagttaagaaaaaaatcagctgCACCTTTGTAAGATGAGAGGGGCAAAGACCATGGTCCCTGTGGAAAAAACGTCTGAGGGGTTTTGTAGCCTGCAAACTCAACATTAGTCAACTCTATATGAAAAAACCCtccaaaaaaaagtattaataatatcTAAAGCCACAAGAATAGAGGCACAACATCCAAAGCAAAGGAGGTAATAGTCCTGTTGTATTCTATCGAAATAGATAATATCTGGAGTAACAAATTCAGTTATGGACCcaatattttaggaaggacaatgCCAGACTGAAACCCACCATTAGAGTGTGACCAGAATAATACGAAGACTGAAAACCATGTGATACTAAGACTAGTCAaacaaataagagacagagaacttggaaaaaaagaagacagaaagaccAGGAACAGATGGGACTTTCAAATAGCTGAAAAGCTATCACCTAGAAgggagattagacttgttttccatctccccaaaGAGCAAAGGGTGTGTGTTATAGAGAGGCAAATTTCATTTTGGCTTTACATGAATATTCTCTCACAATATGtccaatatgaaaatgtgttttgcatgatctGATACATGTActacccagatcaaattgcttaccatctcaaggagggtggaggggaaaggagagaggaagcaatttggatcttataattttggaaaacgtatttttaaattattacatgCAATAAAAGATTAAACAAAGATGCAGATTTCAGCCAGCTATAAAGAAAATCCCTTAgcacaattagagctatccaaaagtcaAATGGGCTGTGTGGGGAAATAGTGGATCCCTCCTCCATCCAAGGAGGCTGAATGACTCCCTGTTGAGGACAGTAGAGAGGAAATTTCTGTGGATAAACTGGAAGccttctgagtttccttccaacACTGGGTTTCTGTCATTCTAAGAATttggaaaatgattttaaaatgctatacaaCCTCCTTCCATTTTCTGAGGTGAGAGACTGGATGCAGACAATTTCATATACTGCTAGATGCattgcattttttctttaataagaaATGGCTTGCTGTGTCTTGGGGCTAGGGgaggaatttttgtttgtttgtttttttaattaaaaaaatttaatccttaccttccatcttagaatcaatactaagtattggttccaaggcagaagagtggtaagggctgggctatggaggttaagtgacttgcccagggtcacacagggttatcccccccatctctaggcctggctctccacccactaaactacctagctgctctctagaggaatatattttgaaataaaagtgTTCTTCCTGGAGAAGagtgtatacagtaatagaataTTGTACTACAACCAACTATGAAGGATTAAGCTATTATTAACAAAGCAAGGTTCCAAAATAgccccaagagactcatgattaaaaaaaaaaaaaaacctctatccacggccaaagaaggaactgttggaatctgactgcagatcaaagcattccatccttcattttatttccctcatggttttttttattatatatacgaCAGGTGCCTTCAGTCAGGACctggagaatatggaaatatgcattccTTGAAATTACTGATATAACCTCTATCAAActaatttatttctttggggagggggagatggagggagaggaagaatctgagttgcaaaattgtcaaaaattgtttctacatgcaattgaaaaaataaaattcaatcaaaaataaatgtgttcttggggcagctgggtagcttagtggattgagagccaggcctagagacaggaggtcctaggttcaaatccggcctcagacacttcccagctgtgtgaccctgggcaagtcacttgacccccattgcctacccttaccactcttctacctataagtcaatacacagaagttaagggtttaaaaattaaaaaaaaattagtaaaaataaataaataaataaatatgttcttAAGGGATaccaataaaaattttattaaaaaattaaaccctgAGCAAAAGTGAGGAAGAGACAGTTATTGTCATTATTGAACTTTGACTCATGTTTTAGGGTTCCTTGGGTTTCATGGCTTCCCTGCCAACCATTTCCACAATTTCTCATCTACTCCATCTTGCCCTAAGTCAATGAcactgtgttatttaaaatcacttgggatacttggaactacatttcccgtgatccccaatgggtttcctattttggattacgtattcaaggtgagggactgttttaaataggggggaagtgactttgaacttcctctttagctacctgagtgcccgaagataggaaaggtaaaatggctgaggcggcagtttaaatacttacaggcgcggtcttatatatatgtattttaccagcatggccatggctttaattaaaatattaatttttatatttatatcagtctttatcatttttaatcgtaacaacaCCCAAACAGGCAAGATGGAACAGACAAAGAGAGGAACACAAGATAGAACAAGAAACATAGATAAAAGTGTATCCACCAAGttcatacaaatatatgtatatttggctATTCCACATCACTTCTAAGTGCTCCAGCACTCTCCATCATTGGTCCCAAGCTCTAGTCTCCTCACAAGAACTCCCTATTGGCCTTTTGAAGCCAATATCCAGGAGGCATCTCAACCTTAACATGTTCATAACAGAACTTAGCATTTTCCCCCAGAAAACCCATCCCTCTTCcaagattttttatttctatcaagGACAACACAACCTTTCTACCCATACAATTTGACAGCTTCAAAAGTCATCCTTGATTCTTTACTCTCCAATTTATATCCAAAAAATTTCCACATTCACAAGACCTCTCACCTCTGTCCCTTTCACTCCATTTATCAACTCTTGACTGAACTATTACGATAGCTTCCTAATtcgtctctctgcctcaagtttcttcttttctaattcaTCCCTTACACAACTTCtgaaatgatattcctaaagtaccGGTATGTCCACATCACTTCCCTGCTCACTAAACTCCAATACAGGCTCCCCTTTACCCCAGGAACAAGCCCGTGTCCTCTTATGACATTTAAAACCTCTACGACAACTCTAACCTACTGTTCCAGACCTATCACAAGGGATTACTCTCCTGGAGGCACTCTCTGGACTAGTTAAACTcaccttgctgttcctcaaacattATATTCCATCTCCTGGCACCCTGCCTTGAATAAattctcctcacctctgcctcttagaacctCTAACATGCCTCAAAGCTCTGCTCCAACAGATCTTTCCtcatcctccttccccctcccaccacacacacaaaaaatatctCCTTTATTTTGTATACTTATAATACAtacactagaaaaggaaatagccaaccactccagtgtctttgccaagaaaaccccaaatggggtcacaaagaatcagacacaatgaAAACCACGGAACAGCAACAGTATGTACATATCGTCCCCTCCTATAAAATACACACTCCTACATCAGAGACTTTcctcttgtctttgtatctccggtgcctggcacctagcaggagcttaataaatgcttcttcactgaaagataaaataaattttagcacGTGTTAACAGCTTCTAACAAGGTAGAAGCAAATTTTCCCTTGGAAAGAAGCCAAAGGCTATTGAACTTTCTAATGTTAAAAGAATGAGAGCTAGGGAAACACCCAAGGTCAGCAAACCTCAGAGAGGCTGAGCAGGTGTGCTCTAGTTAGTGGTGAAGTGGAAAAATGGCCAACGATATTGAATACAAATGGACACACACCTACTATTAATGATCCCCAACTCAGAGGGAAAACACAGCAAAACAAAAAGCTCTGGCCCCTTTGGCAAGGACTCAGAACACGGAAGGATTAGCCTTCCCAACCCAAGCTGGCAAAGTATATTCCCAGGGGCCCTGGTCATGACTGTTTCCTACCTTTTCAAGTACAAGTAATAATCATTCTCCCATAAAGCCATCTCAAGATAGACTAATCTCTCCAATCCCACTTCCACCAGAAGGCTCTTAGAGAGTGAAGATTCTCTATATCTAGCTAGGGGGTTTTCATCCTGGTACCCTTGAACCCCCGAGGCCCATAGATAGAGTTCAAGGAGTCCATGGACcccttttaagcccttaccttccgttaaGATTGATCTTAAAATcaatctataaaattatttttttacaaaatattttgttacaaaaaaatttattttttgctaataACTGAACTT is from Gracilinanus agilis isolate LMUSP501 chromosome 2, AgileGrace, whole genome shotgun sequence and encodes:
- the DEGS2 gene encoding sphingolipid delta(4)-desaturase/C4-monooxygenase DES2; this translates as MGNRIPRGDFEWVYTDQPHTQRRKEILAKYPAIKSLMGPDPHLKWIVSCMVLTQFCAGYLVKDLSWQWLLFWAYAFGGCVNHSLTLAIHDISHNVAFGNKFIHWNRWFAVFANLPIGVPYSASFKKYHVDHHRYLAGDKLDVDIPTDFECWFFCTPMRKLLWLFLQPFFYALRPFIVNRLAITQMEVFNVLIQLAVNVTVYTLWGVKPIVYFIVGTILCTGLHPISGHFIAEHYLFLKGYETYSYYGPLNWITFNVGYHMEHHDFPSISGLKLPMVRKIAPEYYDNLPQHHSWVQVLWDFVFDDSMGPSSRVKRTYKKALTTF